From the genome of Loxodonta africana isolate mLoxAfr1 chromosome 19, mLoxAfr1.hap2, whole genome shotgun sequence:
GCCTGATGCAGGAGGGTGTGGCAGTCACCACTGATCTGGGGACAAGGGACTCTGGGGGCCTCCTTAAGCCCCTGAACCCACTCCCTGACCAGGGAGATACAGATGCCTCCGGCCCCCAACCCCAGGGCCCAGGGCTTTGGCGCCCACAGTCTCCgtctgggcggggccggcagcagGTAACTGGCAGGCACTGAGAAGGGCAGGGTGACTGGGGGCGTAGGCCCCGGCAAGTGCACTTCTCAGCCAATCAGAGGCCTGCCCGGCCGGTGGATTCAATTACAAGCCTGAGATCACCCCATATTCCAGCCGCCTTCTCCTCCTGTAGCTCCATTCATTGGAGCCTGCTGGGCACCGCTTCCATTCAGGCTGCTGAGCTGCCCCCACCTCCTAGGCCTCCAGGGCAGGCATCCAGGGCTTTGTCTGACTGGCCTGGGCCAGGGTGGGATGGGGGTTCTGTGGGTGCTGTGGGTGCTAGGCTTCCTGGGGGTGGCTCTGGGGGGCTCTTCTGCTCTCTGCTGGGACAGCACCTCCTGCCATTTGGCTGGGCCTGTGCCCGGTGGCCCCCTGGAGTTTCTGAGCTTCCTGGGCAAGGATGCCCGGGGACTGGCCCTGTTCCATATCCGCTGGGATGGGCGTGGAAGGCTGCAGATGTGTAGCCGTCAGGACGAGCCCAAGCTCACCGCAACCTTCCGCACCCTCTGTGTTCATGAGACCACCCGGGGCGCCTTCACCCACACCCCTGGGCCTGAGCTGCAGAGAGCCCTGAACACCATTCAGAGTCAATGGGAGGCCTGCCAAGGGTCTGCGGAACAGCCGGCAGCAGAGGCCAGGAAGAAGCGAGCAGCCGGGCAGAGTGGAGCATCTGGTGGGGGATACCACCGGGCCAGGAGAGGCTGGACCATGCCTGGCACGCTGTGGTGTGGCGTTGGGGACTCTGCCAGCAACTCCTCAGAGCTGGGTGAGCCATGGGGTCCTAGGTGGGGAGGAAGTGCAGGCTTTAGCACTGGCCCCCCACTCTCCCAGGCTGTGTGTCCTTGGGGGAGTGACTTAACTATTCtcagcctcaatttccttatctgtaacgTGGGGATAACAATGAGTCACATCATGGGATACTTAAATGAGGTCATGGATGGGGCAGATCCTGCTCGTACCTGGGAGTCTTCATTAATCACCATCCCGAGGGAAGGGCCAGGTTGGGGTGCATGCAGGGTCTGCTAAGCCAAAAAGCCACTGCCCGAGAGCAGGCTTTGTGGGCCTCCATCCTGCCCCCAGCAgggggttcaaatcccagctcagcACATGCAAGGTGGGTAAGTCACTTCTcccctctgaacctcagttttatcACCTGTAGAATGGAGCTGATACCTCCTCAAAGGCTGCTGTGAGCCTGAATATGGGCAGTGCTTAGTAAATGGTGCTATTGCTCAGATGGTGATACttagtgcctttttttctacCCTTGGCACAGCTGCCTGTGCATATGCACAGTGGACTGGGGGAAGAGGGCTTGGCACCTGAGTTGGAGCAGATTGGCATCCTGTCAATGCCTCAACATGTCAGCAAGAAACGCTGCACCCTGACTGCCATTCCATTACATGCACACTCATAACTTCAGCATTTTATTGAGCATGAGCTTGGGGACTCTGGAGGCAGACTCCAGTTATCCTGAGGAAGACCTTCCTGTGTGTTCTTCGGGTGGGCTCCCAGTATCTGCACCTTCCTAccagggctgtgaccttagtGCTCCCTTCAAGCTTTGCAATTGTGAGAGTGCTGCAGAGGGAGAGTGATAGGCCTGAGGCTACCAGGTCATCTGTGCCAGGACTAGGGCAAGAACCAGGCCCTGCCTTCTTGATACCAGGTGGGTGTTGCTGGTGTGTGGTACCCAGGACTCTCCTGAGCTGCTACCTGCTTCTCCTCCCTGCAGGGGTCTTCCAGGGCCCCGATCTCTGCTGCCGAGAACACGACCGCTGCCCACAAAACATCTCACCCTTCCAGTATAAGTATGGCATCAGAAACTACCGCTTCCATACCATCTCCCACTGCGACTGTGATGTCAGGTGGGCAGCGGGCAGGGAGGGCCGGGGGGCTCAGGGGTGGGTGGAGTTCACCCAGTTCCTAGGTGCAGACTCTGGAATTTCAGAGACTCCTTAAGGATGAGTCAGTCTAGACCCCAATGAGCAGGTAGGAAAGCTGAGGCCTGAGAAAAGGGACTCTTGGCCCCCAAACCCTTGGCTGATGGTGTCAGAATGGGCCAGGGGTGAAGCCAGGTGGCCCTCTGTGGTCTGGGGACCTGAATGCTAGCTCTTGGCAGGTTCCAGCAATGCTTGTGGAACCAGCGTGACTCCATCTCAGACATCGTGGGTGTGGCTTTCTTCAACGTGCTAGAGATCCCCTGCTTTGTGCTGCAGCATCAGGAGGCGTGTGTGGCGTGGTACTGGTGGGGTGGGTATGTGACTGCTCCCCTTGAGCCCCTTCCAAGCCAGCGGGGGAGCCCAGGCTCCAAGCCTGGGGAGGGAggccatctgtctgtctgttctTTAGGGAATGTGTCTTGTCCTGCCTGCCCAGGACACAGACCCTTCCTGGTACCTCCCACAGCCCAGTAGGACTGGCAGAGCCTGGGCTCCACGGAGATGACCCCAGGGGCTTCTGGGAAAGGGAATTCCAGCTCACCAACTGTACCAACTGCCATCCTCCAGGTGTAGGATGTATGGTTCAGTGCCCCTTGCCCGTCTCCAGCCCAGGATCCTCTACAACGCCTCCTGGAGCCCCCTTCTGGGAACCACCCCCCTAACTCCCAGTCCAGTCCCCACCAAGCCCCAACGCAAGCAGCACTCTAGGAAGTGGCCACCACAGCTGGAAGGGCCCAACCACCTCAGTAAAGTCAGAGTTACGGCTCTCTGGGTCCCCCGTTCACGCCTCCAGGGGACATGGGATGGCCTAAAACCAGAAGGTGAGCTCAGGGCCTAGCCCAACTAGGCCTGTGAACCTGCAGTTTCCTCACCCCCACTGAGCTGAGCCGCACTTTCTCACCTGCGCTATGGGTGCAATCACCTTCCCCGGATGCTTGGTGGCTGAATGATACCTCAGTTTGGGGACACAGGAACAAGTGCTGGTGTAGCCCTTCTCTGCTGGGAAGGACCCCTATTTTTGGGGGCTCCTGGTGTGAGGGGTGTCCCTGCTCTGTGTGTGGGGAGCCGTGTGTCACTTCCTTTTTTGCTCTGAACTCTTCTCAGGGTCCCCCCAACTCTCCCATCACATCAAATCTATACACAGCCAGAGGGATTTTCATAAACCATAAACCTGGCCATGTCACCCCCTGCTGTCCCTGCCACAGCTCCCTTTTCCCTCAGCTGGCGACATCCCAATACCCTCAGGCCCTGGCCCTGCAGACCCTGCCCTGGAGTAGACAGGCACTCCAGGTTCACAAACTTCAAAAGTCGAATACTCTTGCCCACATATGGGCCTTTGCCTGTGCTGTTCTGCCTGGTGTGCTCGCACCTTCCCAACTCAGCCTCAGCCTAGCAGCCTCTGCCTCCCTAAAGACTTTCCTGACCCCCTCAGCACTCTTGCCCCCGTGGC
Proteins encoded in this window:
- the PLA2G3 gene encoding group 3 secretory phospholipase A2; protein product: MGVLWVLWVLGFLGVALGGSSALCWDSTSCHLAGPVPGGPLEFLSFLGKDARGLALFHIRWDGRGRLQMCSRQDEPKLTATFRTLCVHETTRGAFTHTPGPELQRALNTIQSQWEACQGSAEQPAAEARKKRAAGQSGASGGGYHRARRGWTMPGTLWCGVGDSASNSSELGVFQGPDLCCREHDRCPQNISPFQYKYGIRNYRFHTISHCDCDVRFQQCLWNQRDSISDIVGVAFFNVLEIPCFVLQHQEACVAWYWWGGCRMYGSVPLARLQPRILYNASWSPLLGTTPLTPSPVPTKPQRKQHSRKWPPQLEGPNHLSKVRVTALWVPRSRLQGTWDGLKPEGARHACRSFRRLDQCEHQIRHQETKFQLLNSAHMPLFHCNCTRRPVHFLRLHSPPAGTKVLWELLGQTCFKLAPPRACAEGKSCPGGPRAIKVSARHLQWLQQRRLQLWGAGTDERQAWPSEPTGAPVTFYNQCLWLTQAARSPSGQQKP